The Salicibibacter halophilus DNA window CTGACACTTGGACTACTGCTTGTGTTCGGTGTTCCGGTTGGCCTGGCGGTGCTCGTCAGTGCAATTATAACCATGCTACTGATTCTCCCCTTTGACATGACCATGTTTACCACCGCCCAACAACTAGCGGTAGGTGTGGATAATTTTACTATTCTGGCCATTCCTTTGTTCATACTGGCTGGTATAATTATGAACAACGGTGGTATAGCGTTTAGGCTGATCAATTTTGCGAAGGTTCTAGTTGGGCGCATCCCTGGATCCCTTGCCCACACAAACGTAGTCGGAAACATGCTCTTCGGCTCGATCTCAGGATCCAGTGTTGCTTCGGCAGCGGCCATAGGGCGTGTAATGATTCCGATGCAGGTCAACCAGAAATACTCCCGCAACTATGGGGCTGCGACCAATATCGCTTCAGCTCCTGTCGGTCTGCTTCTGCCGCCAAGTCCGCTCTTAATTGTGTACTCACTGGTTAGTGGCGGTACTTCGATTGCGGCATTGTTTATTGCTGGTTATATCCCAGGAATTCTTTGGGGACTGGGGGTCATTATAATGGCTTACTTCATTGCCAAACGGCGTCAGTACCCGGTATCGGAAACTATTTCTTGGAAAGACAAAGGATATATCATATTAAGTGCCCTTCCGAGTCTTCTGTTGATTGTAATCGTCATGGGTGGGATCATTGCCGGTTTCTTCACAGCAACAGAAGCTGCAGCTGTGGCAGTATTGTACGCGACTATCCTTACCGTACTGTACAAGAGCCTTACATTAAAAGATATCCCGGAG harbors:
- a CDS encoding TRAP transporter large permease produces the protein MTIFAGLVLFLTLGLLLVFGVPVGLAVLVSAIITMLLILPFDMTMFTTAQQLAVGVDNFTILAIPLFILAGIIMNNGGIAFRLINFAKVLVGRIPGSLAHTNVVGNMLFGSISGSSVASAAAIGRVMIPMQVNQKYSRNYGAATNIASAPVGLLLPPSPLLIVYSLVSGGTSIAALFIAGYIPGILWGLGVIIMAYFIAKRRQYPVSETISWKDKGYIILSALPSLLLIVIVMGGIIAGFFTATEAAAVAVLYATILTVLYKSLTLKDIPEILRETISITGMILFLITASAMFSFVMSYTGIPEGISSSLLSITDNMIILLLLINLILLVIGTFMDITPAVLIFTPILFPIAMDLGIDPVHFGIIVTFNLCIGNITPPIGTVLFVGTRVANARFEGVIKALVPYFIMLVVILLVITFVPQLSLYLPELFDL